One Babylonia areolata isolate BAREFJ2019XMU chromosome 20, ASM4173473v1, whole genome shotgun sequence DNA segment encodes these proteins:
- the LOC143295147 gene encoding selenoprotein Pa-like isoform X2, producing MDLLPTVKTPRTLVLMLAAVLLMATASMKFSTLNLSFFDRCRTIPGFRVNNVDPMALARGHPTIVALLSSNSSFSIRRVRRLERLHGKFQTQGIDVYMMIVDGGPRPAPGEDGVFENIVSFPVYHDDDNRTIWRQVFQGNDGNVFLIDRCGRETRRISIGSLGYMGLQNKPQTELPRPESC from the exons ATGGATCTCCTCCCTACAGTGAAGACACCACGGACCCTGGTCCTGATGCTGGCTGCTGTCTTGCTGATGGCCACGGCGTCTATGAAATTCAGTACATTAAACCTTTCATTCTTCGACCGTTGCCGGACCATTCCTGGCTTCAGGGTGAACAACGTGGATCCCATGGCACTGGCCAGAGGTCACCCGACAATTGTCGCCTTGTTGTCCAGCAACAGTTCCTTCTCCATTCGCCGTGTCCGCAG ACTGGAACGCCTGCATGGAAAATTTCAGACCCAGGGCATAGACGTGTACATGATGATCGTGGACGGAGGACCCAGACCGGCGCCTGGAGAGGATGGAGTCTTTGAGAACATAGTGTCCTTCCCCGTctaccatgatgatgacaacaggacGATCTGGAGACAGGTGTTTCAAGGGAATGATGGCAACGTCTTTCTTATTGACAG gtgtggacgGGAAACCAGGCGCATCTCCATCGGTTCTCTGGGCTACATGG
- the LOC143295147 gene encoding selenoprotein P-like isoform X1, with amino-acid sequence MDLLPTVKTPRTLVLMLAAVLLMATASMKFSTLNLSFFDRCRTIPGFRVNNVDPMALARGHPTIVALLSSNSSFSIRRVRRLERLHGKFQTQGIDVYMMIVDGGPRPAPGEDGVFENIVSFPVYHDDDNRTIWRQVFQGNDGNVFLIDRCGRETRRISIGSLGYMGELRDLVIIFGQNVCGNCDPDQTGSD; translated from the exons ATGGATCTCCTCCCTACAGTGAAGACACCACGGACCCTGGTCCTGATGCTGGCTGCTGTCTTGCTGATGGCCACGGCGTCTATGAAATTCAGTACATTAAACCTTTCATTCTTCGACCGTTGCCGGACCATTCCTGGCTTCAGGGTGAACAACGTGGATCCCATGGCACTGGCCAGAGGTCACCCGACAATTGTCGCCTTGTTGTCCAGCAACAGTTCCTTCTCCATTCGCCGTGTCCGCAG ACTGGAACGCCTGCATGGAAAATTTCAGACCCAGGGCATAGACGTGTACATGATGATCGTGGACGGAGGACCCAGACCGGCGCCTGGAGAGGATGGAGTCTTTGAGAACATAGTGTCCTTCCCCGTctaccatgatgatgacaacaggacGATCTGGAGACAGGTGTTTCAAGGGAATGATGGCAACGTCTTTCTTATTGACAG gtgtggacgGGAAACCAGGCGCATCTCCATCGGTTCTCTGGGCTACATGGGTGAGTTGCGTGATCTGGTAATAATATTTGGACAAAATGTTTGCGGCAACTGCGACCCAGACCAGACAGGATCAGACTGA